Proteins found in one Ornithorhynchus anatinus isolate Pmale09 chromosome 8, mOrnAna1.pri.v4, whole genome shotgun sequence genomic segment:
- the ORNANAV1R3146 gene encoding vomeronasal 1 receptor ornAnaV1R3146, with amino-acid sequence MAVDVALVMCFLSQTGVGILGNSLLITLYLTSFLLGSKPKPTDLTIIHLALVHTMMLLTRWIIMASGMLGLQLVQNDAECKLFTYVYRITRALSICTTSLLSAVQAITISPSTSFLFQLKVQIPNAIQPILALLWIPNSLISTNLLFQMFAAPNRTNTDTNCYLVPISTLLQGLILTFMAIRDILALGLMSCCSGYMVLLLHRHRHQVQHLHSPSQAPETSPERRATQTIVLLVSCFVVFYCGDLVFSLFLGTSMKNNAAIFNASTFMTSGYATISPFVLLTCDRRVIKFLADFLGNRSLKSSQTTVLSSSPL; translated from the coding sequence ATGGCTGTTGATGTGGCTCTGGTAATGTGTTTCCTCTCCCAGACCGGAGTAGGTATCCTGGggaactctctcctcatcacactctacctcacttcattcctcctgggttccaaaccgaagcccacagacctgaccatcatccacctggccctggtccacacTATGATGCTTCTTACAAGGTGGATCATCATGGCATCAGGGATGTTGGGGCTGCagcttgtccagaatgatgctgagtgtaagctcttcaCTTATGTTTACCGCATCacccgggccctctccatctgcaccacttCTCTCCTGAGCGCTGTCCAGGCCATCACTATCAGTCCTAGCACCTCCTTTCTGTTccagctcaaggttcagatcccaaATGCCATCCAGCCAATCTTAGCCCtcttgtggattcccaactcACTAATAAGCACCAACCTTCTGTTCCAAATGTTCGCTGCCCCCAATAGAACCAACACGGATACCAATTGTTATTTGGTGCCTATAAGCAcactcctccaggggctgattctcaccTTCATGGCTATCCGCGACATCCTCGCCCTGGGGCTCATGAGTTGTTGCAGTgggtacatggtccttctcctgcaccgACACAGGCACCAGGTGCAGcatcttcacagccccagccaaGCCCCCGAAACCTCGCCAGAGAgacgagccacccagaccattgtgctgctggtgagctgctttgtagtcttctACTGTGGAGACCTTGTCTTTTCCCTGTTTCTAGGGACATCCATGAAGAATAATGCTGCCATCTTCAATGCATCCACATTTATGACCAGTGGATATGCCACTATCAGCCCCTTTgtgttgctcacctgtgacagaagggtcattaagttcctagctgattttctggggaataggTCCCTCAAATCCTCTCAGACCACAGTGCTATCTTCCAGCCCCCTTTGa